In Mercenaria mercenaria strain notata chromosome 13, MADL_Memer_1, whole genome shotgun sequence, a single window of DNA contains:
- the LOC123529675 gene encoding uncharacterized protein LOC123529675 isoform X2, with protein MITEQDGFIEREGISTGECSSKTGSSCIHQIKNHQVSTSAVNTSIPQTPQILLAAPPSETSTELSRSTFGTPIGGTPQNYSQFHISRDRSCDCQSTPPSTEDSSVTSSNVIDAHTTVQPFTTSDRDNLLHDITKFNLTRLKHVDKPKCPQVEESPSSIIIDWIRCPRPTRYSWDDSSDDGDDDDDDDDDDEWDD; from the exons atgattactgAACAGGACGGATTTATAGAACGAGAGGGTATATCTACGGGTGAATGCAGTTCGAAAACAG GATCGTCCTGTATACATCAAATAAAGAATCATCAGGTATCTACCTCTGCTGTAAATACATCTATACCGCAAACTCCACAAATACTGCTTGCTGCACCACCGTCCGAAACATCAACTGAACTGTCACGTTCAACTTTCGGTACACCTATCGGTGGTACACCACAAAATTATTCACAATTCCATATATCACGTGACAGGTCTTGTGACTGCCAATCAACACCTCCTTCTACTGAAGATTCTAGCGTTACATCAAGTAATGTGATTGATGCTCATACTACTGTGCAACCATTTACTACTTCGGATAGAGATAACTTATTACATGACATCACTAAGTTTAATTTGACAAGGCTGAAACATGTGGACAAA ccaAAGTGTCCACAGGTAGAAGAATCACCATCTTCCATTATCATAGACTGGATACGTTGTCCAAGACCGACCAGATATTCAT GGGATGACAGTAGCGATGACGgcgatgatgatgacgatgatgatgatgatgatgaatgggATGATTAG
- the LOC123529248 gene encoding sushi, von Willebrand factor type A, EGF and pentraxin domain-containing protein 1-like, giving the protein MHKPYRLLLCLFICVGFAPSVVFCKLSFNVFRWNTCLPDEFRLKTIVGIALQECIEECGKRQSCVYTGYLRNVNLCKLYNGVDMSSLIEEGPCLVIRRGDIDNSVFPEDCTCDERQVCNDGMCKYEECSQLSFANGYVVGNKNDISSRHTVYCESGYTEVNGHGLVTCGMSGNWSYYPSCISTTVCDDMTIENGDLTGTGNGVGAVRTIVCGTGYEEQLGETSIQCDSTGNWSYIPTCSQIIVCDDMTIANGDLVGSGNGVGAVRIIVCGTGYEEQLGETSIQCDNTGNWSYIPTCSQIIVEDADSSDDSSDSDSS; this is encoded by the exons ATGCATAAACCATACCGACTTttactttgtctttttatttgTGTCGGCTTTGCCCCTTCGGTTGTCTTTTGCAAATTATCATTCAACGTGTTCCGTTGGAACACGTGCTTACCAGACGAATTCAGACTGAAAACGATTGTGGGGATTGCGCTACAGGAATGTATCGAAGAATGTGGCAAGAGGCAAAGTTGTGTCTATACTGGATATCTAAGAAATGTAAATCTATGTAAACTGTACAACGGTGTGGATATGTCATCCCTAATAGAAGAAGGACCATGCTTAGTAATAAGAAGAGGAGATATTGACAACTCGGTG TTTCCAGAAGACTGTACATGTGATGAAAGACAAGTTTGCAACGACGGAATGTGTAAGTACGAAG AATGCTCCCAACTTTCATTCGCAAATGGTTATGTTGTCGGCAACAAAAACGATATTAGTTCCAGACATACGGTATATTGTGAGTCAGGATACACAGAGGTTAATGGACACGGGTTAGTCACATGTGGAATGTCTGGAAACTGGAGTTATTATCCGTCTTGTATTTCAACAACTG TATGTGATGATATGACAATTGAGAATGGTGATTTAACTGGAACAGGGAACGGTGTTGGTGCAGTTAGAACAATTGTTTGTGGTACAGGATACGAAGAACAGTTAGGCGAGACCAGTATACAATGTGACAGTACTGGAAACTGGAGTTACATTCCTACATGCTCTCAAATAATAG TATGTGATGATATGACAATTGCGAATGGTGATTTAGTCGGGTCAGGGAACGGTGTTGGTGCAGTTAGAATAATTGTTTGTGGTACAGGTTACGAAGAACAGTTAGGCGAGACCAGTATACAATGTGACAATACTGGAAACTGGAGTTACATTCCAACATGCTCTCAAATAATAG
- the LOC123529675 gene encoding uncharacterized protein LOC123529675 isoform X1, whose protein sequence is MITEQDGFIEREGISTGECSSKTGSSCIHQIKNHQVSTSAVNTSIPQTPQILLAAPPSETSTELSRSTFGTPIGGTPQNYSQFHISRDRSCDCQSTPPSTEDSSVTSSNVIDAHTTVQPFTTSDRDNLLHDITKFNLTRLKHVDKPKCPQVEESPSSIIIDWIRCPRPTRYSCRDGDDSSDDGDDDDDDDDDDEWDD, encoded by the exons atgattactgAACAGGACGGATTTATAGAACGAGAGGGTATATCTACGGGTGAATGCAGTTCGAAAACAG GATCGTCCTGTATACATCAAATAAAGAATCATCAGGTATCTACCTCTGCTGTAAATACATCTATACCGCAAACTCCACAAATACTGCTTGCTGCACCACCGTCCGAAACATCAACTGAACTGTCACGTTCAACTTTCGGTACACCTATCGGTGGTACACCACAAAATTATTCACAATTCCATATATCACGTGACAGGTCTTGTGACTGCCAATCAACACCTCCTTCTACTGAAGATTCTAGCGTTACATCAAGTAATGTGATTGATGCTCATACTACTGTGCAACCATTTACTACTTCGGATAGAGATAACTTATTACATGACATCACTAAGTTTAATTTGACAAGGCTGAAACATGTGGACAAA ccaAAGTGTCCACAGGTAGAAGAATCACCATCTTCCATTATCATAGACTGGATACGTTGTCCAAGACCGACCAGATATTCATGTAGGGATG GGGATGACAGTAGCGATGACGgcgatgatgatgacgatgatgatgatgatgatgaatgggATGATTAG